A window of Candidatus Neomarinimicrobiota bacterium genomic DNA:
TGGTATCCATCTTCAATCCTGATTCACCCCTGCACGACGGGGCGGTAATTATTCAGAACGAGATCATAGAAGCTGCCCAGTGCATTCTCCCTTTGAGCGAGAGCGAGACCATGGACCCGGGTATGGGGACCCGCCACCGTGCCGCCCTGGGCCTGACGGAAGAGTCGGATGCGCTGGTAGTGGCGGTATCCGAAGAAACGGGCCAGGTATCGCTGGCCATCGATGGCACCCTACACCGGAACCTCGACGAGGCGGACCTGCGAGGGCTACTGAATAAGTACATCTTTATCAGCAGCGGCGAGTAACGTTAACCTCAAGTGCGGGGTTCCCCATTATCAATGTCTTATCATAGGGCCGTCTGTTAACTTTCAAGCCGGCAAGATTTGTCTCTTGCCTTCAGAGGAACCTCGGATTAACCTTAATTTAAGTGTGATAATTGGCGAAGGCATATGAGCAAGACTGAATCCCAGACCGCCAGGAACCTGGAAGACTACCGCGACGGGTTTCACTCCGTAGAGGCTCGCTACCGTGAGCTCTGGAGGTACCTTTGACCTGGAGACCCTGAAAAAACAGATAGCCCACCTTCAACAGTTCACTACCGAACAGAGTTTCTGGATCGATCCGGTAAGCGCCCAGGGAACCCTCAAGAAAATCAGCCGCTTGGAGAAGGAGCTGCACCTGTGGGAGGAACTGGCCTCCCTGCATGATGAGGCCGAAATCCACCTGGAGTTGGCGCAGGAGGAAGGGGCTAGAGTTGTCTCCAAGGAGGCCCAGGAGACCCTGGAACGTTACTGCTCGGCCCTGGACTTTGCCGAGGTGCGGCACCTGCTCAGTGACCCGGATGACGAGAAGGATGCTCTCCTTACTATTCATCCAGGGGCTGGCGGGACCGAATCCCAGGATTGGGCCGAGATGTTACAGCGGATGTATATCCGGTGGATTGAACGCCACGACTACCAGTATCAGATCCTCGACTACCAGCCCGGCGAAGAGGCGGGTATTAAGGATGTGACCATTGAGGTAAAGGGTGAGCGGGCCTATGGATATCTCAAGGCCGAAGCCGGGGTTCATCGCCTGGTGCGCATTTCACCCTTTGATGCCAGTGCCCGGAGGCACACCTCCTTCGCGTCGGTGTTCGTCTATCCTGCTGTAGCAGATGACCTGGAAATTGAGATTAATGAGAAGGATCTGCGCATTGATACTTACCGTTCCAGCGGCGCTGGCGGTCAGCACGTCAATAAAACCGACTCCGCTGTGCGCGTTACCCACCTGCCCACCGGAATTGTGGCCCAGTGCCAGAATGAGCGCAGCCAATTGAAAAACCGGGCCACCGCCATGAAAATTCTTATGGCGCGGCTGTATGACCTGCGCCGTAAGGAACAACAGGCTGAGCGACAAAAGTTGGAGGACACCAAAAAAGACGTGGCCTGGGGTAGCCAGATACGCTCGTATGTGTTTCAGCCCTATACCATGGTCAAGGACCACCGCACCCGCGAGGAAACCGGGAATATCCAGGCCGTGATGGACGGGGATATCGACCGTTTCATTCACGCCTATCTTGTGCAAAATGCAATGTTATCAGGTAGAAAAAACGTGACCGACAAGTCTGCAGAAGAGGTCTCAAGGTCATGACGCAGCAACAGAGGACACTCCACGAAATCCGGCTCATCCGGCAGAAGAAACTCCACGAACTGAGGCAAATGGGGATCAAACCCTACCCCTATCGTTTTGAGGTGACCCACCATAGCGCGGACATCCAGGCCATGAAAGACAGCCAGTTTCCCCCTGATGTGGCCGTGGCCGGGCGGGTCGTATCCCTGCGTCGGATGGGGAAGGCTAGCTTCGCTCATTTGCTGGATGATAAAGGGAAGCAGCAGATCTACGTGAAGGTGGACCTGGTAGGGGAAGCCGCTTATGAGGAGCTCTTCCGCCGGGTTGATCTGGGGGATTTTCTGGGAATCCAGGGACGGGTCTTTCGCACCAAAACGGGGGAGATTACCGTGGAGGCCCGAGCTATTCAGCTGCTGGCCAAGTCCCTTAGGCCTCTGCCTAATTTGAAGGAGAAAGAAGGGGAGGTCTTCGATCCCTTTGCGGACAAGGGAAACCGCTATCGTCACCGCTACCTGGATCTCATTGCGAATCCCCAGGTGAAGGAGATTTTCATCAAACGGGCCCGGATTATCCGGTTGTTACGCCAGTTTCTTGACGATCATGGCTACGTGGAGGTGGAGACCCCTGCCCTGCAGCCCCTCTACGGCGGCGCCTCGGCGCGGCCCTTTACTACCTATCATGGTACCCTTGATCAGACACTCTATCTGCGGATCGCCGATGAGCTCTACTTGAAACGCCTCATCATCGGCGGCTTTGAGAAAGTCTACGAGATCGCCAAGGACTTCCGCAACGAAGGAATGGATCGCTACCATAATCCGGAATTCACCGCCTTGGAGTATTATCAGGCTTACGCCGACTATAACGATATGCTGGCATTCACCGAGAAGCTCTTCAAGACCCTGGCTGAGTACCTGGGCAGCGTAACTTTTACTTATCAGGGCCATCAGATTGATCTGCGCCCAGCCTTCAGCCGAGTTGGCCTATTTGATCTTTTGAACCAATATACGGGCATAGACTTCAGCAGCGTCACCGATGTCGATCAACTTTATAACTTTGCTGAAGAGCGTAAGCTCGATGTCGTAAAAGGGCTCAGTTATGGTCAGCTGCTTGATAAAATCTTTGGCCTGCTGGTGGAACCCCAGCTGATTCGGCCTACCTTTGTGGTGGATTACCCCAAGTCAACCTCGCCCCTGGCCAAGGCCCATCGTGACGGTCCTGACAGCCTGGTGGAGCGGTTCGAGCTCTTCATTGCCGGGATGGAGTTTGCCAACGCTTTCACGGAGCTCAATGACCCTTTGGATCAGCGCACTCGGCTGGAAGCTCAAGCCCAGCTCCGGGAGGCCGGTGATGAGGAAGCCCAGGTAGTTGATGAGGAATTCCTCGAGGCTATGGAGTTCGGTATGCCCCCCACCGGTGGGGTGGGGATCGGCGTTGACCGCCTGGTGATGCTTTTCACCGGGCAGGACTCGATCAAGGACGTCATCCTATTCCCGGCCATGCGCCCCCTTCAGACGTGACCCCGCAGCGGCTTATTGCTCTTCGCTATCTGCGAACCAAGCACAGCTACGGTTTCATCTCCTTCATCGGCTACTTGGGGATGACCGGTCTGGCTATCGGCGTGGCGGCCCTCATTCTTACCCTGAGCGTGATGCGTGGCTTCGAGGAAGAAGTTGAAAACAAAGTGGCCGGTATGGATGGTCACCTCCGGCTTGCCAATGCTCTGGGTGAGGAGGTTCCGCTGCCGGATACAC
This region includes:
- the prfB gene encoding peptide chain release factor 2; this encodes MSSGGTFDLETLKKQIAHLQQFTTEQSFWIDPVSAQGTLKKISRLEKELHLWEELASLHDEAEIHLELAQEEGARVVSKEAQETLERYCSALDFAEVRHLLSDPDDEKDALLTIHPGAGGTESQDWAEMLQRMYIRWIERHDYQYQILDYQPGEEAGIKDVTIEVKGERAYGYLKAEAGVHRLVRISPFDASARRHTSFASVFVYPAVADDLEIEINEKDLRIDTYRSSGAGGQHVNKTDSAVRVTHLPTGIVAQCQNERSQLKNRATAMKILMARLYDLRRKEQQAERQKLEDTKKDVAWGSQIRSYVFQPYTMVKDHRTREETGNIQAVMDGDIDRFIHAYLVQNAMLSGRKNVTDKSAEEVSRS
- a CDS encoding diadenylate cyclase, with amino-acid sequence VSIFNPDSPLHDGAVIIQNEIIEAAQCILPLSESETMDPGMGTRHRAALGLTEESDALVVAVSEETGQVSLAIDGTLHRNLDEADLRGLLNKYIFISSGE
- the lysS gene encoding lysine--tRNA ligase, whose product is MTQQQRTLHEIRLIRQKKLHELRQMGIKPYPYRFEVTHHSADIQAMKDSQFPPDVAVAGRVVSLRRMGKASFAHLLDDKGKQQIYVKVDLVGEAAYEELFRRVDLGDFLGIQGRVFRTKTGEITVEARAIQLLAKSLRPLPNLKEKEGEVFDPFADKGNRYRHRYLDLIANPQVKEIFIKRARIIRLLRQFLDDHGYVEVETPALQPLYGGASARPFTTYHGTLDQTLYLRIADELYLKRLIIGGFEKVYEIAKDFRNEGMDRYHNPEFTALEYYQAYADYNDMLAFTEKLFKTLAEYLGSVTFTYQGHQIDLRPAFSRVGLFDLLNQYTGIDFSSVTDVDQLYNFAEERKLDVVKGLSYGQLLDKIFGLLVEPQLIRPTFVVDYPKSTSPLAKAHRDGPDSLVERFELFIAGMEFANAFTELNDPLDQRTRLEAQAQLREAGDEEAQVVDEEFLEAMEFGMPPTGGVGIGVDRLVMLFTGQDSIKDVILFPAMRPLQT